One genomic region from Arthrobacter sp. YN encodes:
- the recR gene encoding recombination mediator RecR: MYEGAVQELIDELGRLPGVGPKSAQRLAFHILEADPEDMKRLVTAITTVKERVKFCSVCFNVTEQEKCNICRDQRRDPSVICVVEESKDVLAVERTRSFRGRYHVLGGAINPIAGIGPEQLRIRELLTRLNDGAIQEIIIATDPNLEGEATATYLARMLKSIGITVTRLASGLPVGGDLEYADEVTLGRAFEGRRNALL, translated from the coding sequence GTGTACGAAGGTGCAGTTCAAGAGCTGATTGATGAGCTCGGCCGACTTCCCGGTGTGGGCCCCAAATCAGCGCAGCGCCTGGCGTTCCACATTCTTGAGGCCGACCCTGAGGATATGAAGCGCCTGGTCACAGCCATCACCACGGTCAAAGAGCGCGTGAAGTTCTGCTCCGTGTGCTTCAACGTGACCGAGCAGGAAAAGTGCAACATCTGCCGCGACCAGCGCCGTGACCCGTCGGTCATCTGTGTGGTTGAGGAGTCCAAGGACGTCCTGGCCGTGGAGCGCACCCGGTCCTTCCGCGGCCGTTATCACGTGCTGGGCGGAGCCATTAACCCCATCGCCGGCATCGGTCCGGAGCAGTTGCGTATCCGGGAACTCCTTACACGCCTCAACGACGGCGCCATCCAGGAAATCATCATCGCTACCGACCCCAACCTTGAGGGCGAAGCGACTGCAACGTACTTGGCCCGCATGCTCAAGTCGATCGGCATCACGGTGACCCGGTTGGCTTCCGGCCTGCCGGTAGGTGGAGACCTGGAGTACGCCGACGAAGTTACCCTCGGCAGGGCTTTCGAGGGCAGGCGCAACGCCCTGTTGTAG
- a CDS encoding dihydrofolate reductase family protein, with protein MRELVYYVAVSLDGYIAGPGGEFDAFPVEGDHMAAQIERFPDAIPTVIADAMGIDRTGSMFDTVVMGWNTYAVGLPAGMTSPYQHLQQVVFSRKRTEEDIPGEHPNLELTHENPVDVVRRLKSEPGKSIWLCGGGHLATQLSGEIDRLVLKRSPLLFGDGIPLFAPGAYQPSAFEEVTTTAFGSGVVISEYVRRGA; from the coding sequence GTGCGAGAGCTTGTGTACTACGTCGCCGTCAGCCTGGATGGGTACATTGCCGGTCCCGGGGGCGAGTTCGACGCATTTCCGGTGGAAGGCGACCATATGGCCGCCCAAATCGAGCGTTTCCCGGACGCGATCCCCACGGTCATCGCCGACGCCATGGGCATCGACCGCACCGGGTCGATGTTCGACACCGTGGTGATGGGTTGGAACACTTACGCGGTGGGGCTGCCTGCCGGCATGACCAGCCCCTACCAGCATCTTCAGCAGGTGGTCTTTTCCCGGAAACGGACCGAGGAAGATATCCCGGGCGAGCACCCAAACCTGGAGCTGACCCACGAGAACCCGGTGGACGTAGTCCGCAGATTGAAGTCCGAGCCAGGTAAGTCGATCTGGCTGTGTGGAGGCGGCCATCTGGCTACGCAGCTTTCCGGTGAAATCGACAGACTGGTTCTGAAACGAAGCCCACTCCTGTTCGGCGATGGCATACCGCTCTTCGCGCCGGGTGCCTACCAGCCAAGCGCCTTCGAAGAGGTTACGACGACGGCGTTCGGCTCCGGCGTCGTGATTTCCGAGTACGTGCGCCGAGGGGCCTAG
- a CDS encoding oxygenase MpaB family protein translates to MGPMRNYLTEYRHELQRTFTGTSGTPPEWVPRLADGNDAGYHLPGSAVWTVHGHVATIVAGIRVLLMQALHPGALAGVYEHSGFQKDPLGRLANTVRWIFTVTYGSTEAAEAATARVRKIHERVRGTYLDGLGVEREYAANDPELLRWVHVTYADSFLTANRIWGRAIPGGPDAYVREWAAAGRLMGVVDPPLTEAQVRDELEQWYASGVLRADERLAETVSFIRYPPLSPLLKPGYTILFAAAVASLEPKYRDLLGLRPARLGPVPLPAILAARGVLGMVRFALGSHGPSEQAARRRLQRLGYAEA, encoded by the coding sequence ATGGGACCTATGAGGAATTACCTCACGGAGTACAGGCACGAACTGCAGCGCACCTTCACCGGAACGTCGGGCACGCCTCCGGAGTGGGTGCCGCGGCTCGCAGACGGGAACGACGCCGGATATCACCTTCCCGGGTCGGCCGTCTGGACGGTGCACGGCCACGTGGCCACCATCGTGGCGGGCATCCGCGTCCTGCTGATGCAGGCCCTCCATCCCGGCGCGCTGGCGGGTGTCTACGAACACTCCGGCTTCCAGAAGGACCCCTTGGGCCGTCTCGCGAACACCGTGCGGTGGATCTTCACCGTGACGTACGGCTCCACGGAGGCCGCCGAAGCCGCGACCGCACGGGTCCGGAAGATCCATGAGCGTGTCCGGGGAACCTACCTTGACGGGCTGGGTGTGGAGCGCGAATACGCCGCCAACGACCCCGAACTCCTCCGCTGGGTCCACGTCACCTACGCGGACTCCTTCCTCACTGCCAACCGGATCTGGGGCAGGGCCATCCCTGGCGGGCCCGATGCCTACGTCCGCGAATGGGCAGCAGCCGGACGACTCATGGGAGTTGTAGACCCGCCACTCACCGAAGCCCAGGTCCGTGACGAGCTGGAGCAGTGGTACGCCTCCGGGGTACTCCGGGCCGATGAGCGGCTTGCCGAGACGGTGTCGTTTATTCGCTATCCTCCCCTGAGCCCACTCCTCAAGCCCGGTTACACCATCCTGTTCGCGGCCGCCGTCGCGAGCCTTGAGCCTAAGTATCGGGACTTGCTCGGCCTCCGGCCCGCCAGGCTTGGCCCCGTGCCCTTGCCGGCCATCCTGGCGGCGCGTGGCGTGTTGGGGATGGTCCGATTCGCCCTGGGCTCCCACGGTCCCAGCGAGCAAGCAGCGCGCCGCAGGTTGCAAAGGCTGGGCTACGCCGAGGCCTGA
- a CDS encoding DNA polymerase III subunit gamma and tau produces MTVTTALYRRYRPDSFADVIGQEHVTEPLMTALRKNRVNHAYLFSGPRGCGKTTSARILARCLNCAEGPTDTPCGKCPSCIELARGGSGSLDVIEIDAASHGGVDDARDLRERATFAPVRDRYKIFIIDEAHMVTSAGFNALLKIVEEPPEHIKFIFATTEPDKVIGTIRSRTHHYPFRLVPPEPLMQYLELLCQQENVPVAPGVLSLVIRAGGGSVRDTLSVLDQLMAGAGPHGLDYELAVALLGYTHASLLDDIVDAVAASDAAVVFKAVDRVIQTGHDPRRFVEDLLERFRDLIIVQAMPESAQAILRGMPADQIARMRNQATNLGAAELSRAADVTNTALTEMTGATSPRLHLELLCARILLPSAEQTERGIAARIDRVERRLNYTGDGGAPAVAAGPPVAAAAAREAAPASQTAPVSPPAPATHSAPTVSEPTAEPASRDALTAPRVSTNDWPVEERQTSGRPSQSAPAQGAAAPVAASAPVQQTEPAQAPTPPPAQAMPQAQQAAPAQPAPVRPEPVQPAQSESVQSAPAQVAPQAPAPQSNAAGGAPAAAGAPASGGTGDVEALRRAWPDVLQTLTKIKRSTWALVEPNAQVAQFDGQVLTLAFTTGGLAGAFGRADHSENLRQAIHKTIGIDCQIVAIAGGNSSASSEPNPKAPTSRETPAAGGAQSTGGAASASQAGPVDSTPMSPPAPVSAVDSAWGLAPAAPVTAAPVASTPLAASPAPTPVAAPPAPAPTHDAASTSPTPAATPAAAEIQEAPAAPPTPEPSGDYSYPDDDWGPPLDEDAPPLDEEPPADWEPPSGYGQPSTASAAPATSVPTSNASAPSAATSSAPASGASAAVPSPPASTAKAAASNDPWSRAVEQAPGTWVVGTESNVGKKPAEAAEVTAAAPDAPDYEPAAAQVPEATTGAYGHPTNAEQNPSSSWDVAPASSWPATQSMPEPVSGSAPAGSSSAPPAWPSLATQPEEAHGSVATLEEAAPSGNPNGRQSLYQRLTNSPEAQAGRVQAPVRTQAKPESVADDIPSPEDETIEESRVFGRAAVERILGGKLIEERALDGSPLQPR; encoded by the coding sequence GTGACTGTTACAACTGCCCTGTATCGAAGGTACCGTCCGGACTCTTTCGCGGACGTTATCGGGCAGGAACACGTCACGGAGCCGCTGATGACGGCGCTCCGCAAGAACCGCGTGAACCACGCCTACCTCTTCTCCGGCCCCCGCGGCTGCGGCAAGACCACGTCGGCCCGCATCCTGGCCCGCTGCCTGAACTGCGCCGAGGGCCCCACTGACACCCCCTGCGGCAAATGCCCCAGTTGCATCGAGCTTGCCCGCGGCGGCTCCGGCTCGCTGGACGTCATCGAGATCGACGCCGCCAGCCACGGTGGCGTTGACGACGCCCGGGATCTCCGTGAACGCGCGACCTTCGCCCCGGTCCGCGACCGCTACAAGATCTTCATCATTGACGAGGCCCACATGGTCACGTCGGCCGGCTTCAACGCGCTCCTGAAGATCGTCGAAGAGCCGCCGGAACACATCAAGTTCATCTTCGCCACCACGGAGCCTGACAAGGTCATCGGGACTATCCGCTCCCGCACGCACCACTACCCCTTCCGGCTGGTGCCACCCGAGCCCCTGATGCAGTACCTCGAGCTCCTCTGCCAGCAGGAGAACGTTCCGGTCGCCCCCGGTGTGCTCTCACTCGTCATCCGCGCAGGCGGCGGCTCTGTTCGCGACACTCTGTCCGTCCTTGACCAGCTCATGGCAGGCGCCGGCCCCCATGGCCTGGACTATGAACTCGCTGTGGCCCTGCTCGGCTACACGCACGCTTCCTTGCTGGACGACATCGTGGATGCTGTTGCAGCCTCCGACGCCGCGGTGGTCTTCAAGGCCGTGGACCGCGTTATCCAAACCGGTCACGACCCCCGGCGTTTCGTCGAGGATCTCTTGGAACGATTCCGCGACCTGATCATCGTCCAAGCAATGCCCGAGAGCGCCCAGGCCATTCTTCGCGGCATGCCGGCGGACCAGATCGCCCGCATGCGCAACCAGGCAACCAACCTTGGCGCTGCCGAGCTGTCCCGGGCAGCGGACGTCACCAACACCGCCCTCACCGAGATGACCGGTGCCACCTCGCCCCGGCTGCACCTTGAACTGCTGTGCGCCCGAATCCTGCTGCCCAGCGCTGAGCAGACCGAGCGAGGCATCGCTGCCCGCATCGACCGCGTGGAACGTCGCCTGAATTACACGGGCGACGGCGGTGCGCCTGCTGTTGCTGCTGGCCCGCCGGTTGCTGCGGCTGCTGCGCGGGAAGCCGCGCCGGCTTCGCAAACCGCGCCGGTATCCCCTCCCGCACCCGCTACCCACTCCGCGCCGACTGTGTCCGAGCCGACCGCTGAGCCTGCGTCAAGGGATGCCCTGACGGCACCGCGGGTATCCACCAATGATTGGCCAGTGGAGGAGCGGCAAACCTCCGGTCGCCCCTCACAGTCCGCTCCTGCGCAGGGGGCCGCAGCCCCGGTTGCTGCCTCGGCACCGGTACAGCAAACCGAACCCGCCCAGGCACCGACACCTCCTCCAGCCCAAGCAATGCCACAGGCACAGCAGGCGGCACCTGCCCAGCCAGCCCCAGTGCGCCCTGAACCGGTGCAACCGGCACAGTCCGAGTCAGTGCAGTCCGCACCAGCTCAGGTTGCACCTCAAGCACCGGCACCGCAGTCGAACGCGGCCGGCGGAGCGCCTGCGGCCGCAGGAGCGCCTGCATCCGGCGGAACCGGAGACGTAGAGGCTCTGCGCCGTGCATGGCCGGATGTCCTGCAGACGTTGACCAAGATCAAGCGCAGCACCTGGGCACTGGTGGAACCGAATGCCCAGGTTGCCCAGTTCGACGGCCAGGTCCTGACTTTGGCATTTACCACGGGCGGCCTTGCGGGTGCGTTCGGACGTGCGGATCACTCCGAGAACCTTCGGCAGGCGATTCATAAGACCATCGGCATCGACTGCCAGATCGTGGCCATCGCCGGCGGCAACAGTTCAGCGAGCTCTGAGCCAAACCCAAAAGCACCTACTAGCCGGGAAACTCCGGCGGCGGGCGGTGCCCAGTCGACAGGTGGAGCCGCGTCGGCCAGCCAGGCAGGACCGGTGGACTCGACGCCGATGTCCCCGCCGGCACCTGTGTCGGCGGTCGATTCGGCGTGGGGCCTGGCCCCAGCTGCACCTGTAACCGCCGCTCCGGTGGCATCAACTCCGCTTGCTGCATCGCCGGCGCCCACTCCTGTGGCTGCGCCTCCGGCTCCTGCGCCCACCCATGACGCGGCCTCAACAAGTCCCACCCCAGCGGCCACCCCGGCAGCAGCGGAAATCCAAGAAGCCCCGGCCGCTCCTCCGACTCCCGAGCCCTCCGGCGACTACTCGTACCCTGACGACGACTGGGGTCCGCCGCTCGACGAGGACGCGCCGCCCCTGGACGAAGAGCCACCTGCGGATTGGGAACCCCCCTCGGGGTACGGCCAACCCAGTACGGCATCCGCGGCACCGGCGACCAGTGTTCCAACGTCGAATGCCTCGGCGCCTTCAGCGGCCACCTCTTCGGCCCCAGCAAGCGGCGCATCAGCGGCTGTACCTTCCCCGCCGGCCAGCACCGCGAAGGCGGCGGCGTCCAACGACCCCTGGTCCAGGGCAGTCGAGCAGGCGCCGGGTACTTGGGTTGTCGGCACGGAGTCCAACGTGGGCAAGAAACCCGCCGAAGCAGCCGAAGTAACTGCGGCCGCACCGGACGCCCCCGACTACGAGCCAGCCGCAGCCCAGGTTCCGGAAGCAACCACGGGCGCCTACGGCCATCCAACCAACGCGGAGCAGAACCCAAGCTCCAGCTGGGACGTCGCACCGGCGTCAAGCTGGCCCGCAACGCAATCGATGCCCGAGCCCGTCAGCGGCAGCGCCCCCGCCGGAAGCAGCAGCGCACCGCCTGCCTGGCCCTCCTTGGCGACCCAACCAGAGGAAGCGCATGGTTCGGTTGCGACGCTGGAGGAGGCCGCGCCGTCGGGCAATCCGAATGGCCGTCAGAGCCTTTACCAGCGGTTGACCAACAGCCCCGAAGCCCAAGCGGGTCGTGTCCAGGCGCCGGTGAGGACGCAGGCGAAGCCGGAGTCGGTCGCGGACGACATTCCCAGCCCGGAAGATGAAACCATCGAGGAGTCCCGCGTCTTTGGGCGGGCTGCGGTGGAGCGTATTCTGGGCGGAAAGCTGATTGAAGAGCGCGCCTTGGACGGTTCTCCCCTGCAACCCCGCTGA
- a CDS encoding LysR family transcriptional regulator, giving the protein MLDVRRLRLLHELKIRGTLAEVADAMQYSPSSVSQQLTLLEKEAGVELLRKAGRRVQLTPQAEILVAHTAALLETLERAETELAASLSMVTGTVRLAVFQSAALALLPDFLTIMRQEYPEVRVEMTQREPETALYETWARDFDLVVAEQYPGHAAPHHSGLDRVTLTSDAIRLATPPVGLGGETVSTLADTASMPWVMEPRGAASRHWAEQACRSAGFEPDVRYETADLQAQIRLIESGNAVALMPDLVWTGRSRTVQLLDLPALPKRTVFTSTRTAGRIHPATAACREVLERVAAAQQQDAEQQADAD; this is encoded by the coding sequence GTGCTGGACGTCCGCAGGCTGCGTTTGCTGCACGAGTTGAAGATCCGCGGAACCCTCGCGGAGGTGGCCGATGCCATGCAGTACAGCCCATCTTCGGTCTCCCAACAGTTGACTCTCCTGGAAAAGGAAGCCGGCGTGGAATTGCTGCGCAAAGCGGGGCGTCGCGTGCAGCTGACGCCCCAGGCAGAGATCCTCGTGGCACACACCGCGGCGCTGTTGGAAACCCTGGAGCGTGCGGAAACCGAGCTCGCCGCCTCGCTCTCCATGGTCACAGGAACGGTCCGCTTGGCCGTTTTCCAGTCCGCGGCCTTGGCCCTGCTGCCGGATTTCCTCACCATCATGCGGCAGGAGTATCCGGAGGTGCGCGTGGAGATGACCCAACGCGAGCCCGAGACCGCCCTGTACGAAACGTGGGCGCGGGACTTCGACCTTGTGGTGGCCGAGCAATACCCCGGCCACGCTGCCCCGCACCACAGCGGGCTGGACCGCGTCACCCTCACCAGTGATGCCATCCGCCTGGCCACTCCCCCGGTGGGACTCGGCGGCGAAACGGTGTCGACCCTCGCGGACACCGCATCGATGCCATGGGTCATGGAACCCCGCGGCGCAGCTTCACGGCACTGGGCCGAACAGGCATGCCGGTCTGCGGGCTTCGAGCCCGACGTCAGGTACGAGACGGCCGATCTCCAAGCACAGATCCGGCTCATCGAATCCGGGAACGCCGTGGCACTCATGCCGGACCTCGTCTGGACCGGGCGCTCGCGTACCGTTCAACTGCTGGATCTTCCGGCCCTGCCAAAGCGGACCGTGTTCACCTCCACCAGGACAGCCGGCCGCATCCACCCCGCAACCGCAGCCTGCCGCGAAGTGTTGGAAAGGGTGGCAGCAGCGCAACAGCAGGACGCCGAGCAGCAGGCGGACGCGGACTAG
- a CDS encoding bifunctional proline dehydrogenase/L-glutamate gamma-semialdehyde dehydrogenase, translating into MTSTIPDATAPSSQDSGQFDALAQEAIALVRHWLTEAGKIPVDVSAQRLAGVLKDPNGLDFTVGFVDGVIRPEDLSVAGRKLAELAPKVPKFLPWYMRSAVRVGGVMAPIVPQVVIPIARRVLREMVGHLIVDATDAKLGPAIAKIRQDGVHLNVNLLGEAVLGEHEAQRRLEGTLKLLARDDVDYVSIKESSTVAPHSPWAFDEAVDHVVEKLTPLYRLAASFPKPKFINLDMEEYKDLSMTIAVFKRILDMPEFKNLEAGIVLQAYLPDALGAMQELQEWATARRAQGGAPIKVRVVKGANLPMEQVEASLHDWPLATWGTKQDSDTSYKNVINYALTPERIDAVRIGVAGHNLFDVAFAWLLAKERGVTKGIEFEMLLGMATGQATAVRKDVGSLLLYTPVVHPGEFDVAIAYLIRRLEEGASQENFMSAVFELSDNEALFKREQQRFLDSLARMTDEVPGPSRQQDRRLPAEPAPLEGFSNTPDTDPALPANRSWGRDILKRIPGSTAGNKIVESTKVSDAAELDRIIATAVDHGKAWGARPAAERAAILHRAGEVLEARRAELLEVMASETGKTIDQGDPEVSEAIDFAHYYAERAKDLETVDGATFVPANLTVVTPPWNFPVAIPAGSTLAALASGSAVVIKPAKQARRSGSVMVDALWEAGVPREVLALVQLEERELGTQLVSHPSVDRVILTGGYETAELFRSFRQDLPLLAETSGKNAIIVTPSADLDLAAKDVVYSAFGHAGQKCSAASLVILVGSVAKSARFHNQLIDAARSLTVGYPEDATTQMGPIIEPANGKLLNALTTLGDGESWAIKPERLDETGRLWSPGIRSGVKRGSYFHLTEFFGPVLGVMTAETLEEAIAIQNEIEYGLTAGLHSLDSAEMGVWLDTIQAGNLYVNRGITGAIVQRQPFGGWKKSAVGAGTKAGGPNYLIGLGSWLPAEANAKRGTVLQGAAAQLLAAAKSADVTAEELQTLQQSLFSDAAAWESEFGTRKDVSALSAERNVFRYRSLPVTIRLSEGKRIAELLRVVAAGAVAGSKLTVSSAVVLPDAVVTVFANLGVSVRIEDDAAWLGRAANFDAGRIRLIGGDFAALSAAMGGRPDVAVYHGAVTQAGRIEMLPFLREQAVSITAHRFGTPNHLSDHLI; encoded by the coding sequence ATGACCAGCACCATCCCGGATGCCACCGCCCCGAGCAGCCAGGATTCCGGGCAGTTCGACGCTTTGGCGCAGGAAGCCATCGCCTTGGTCCGCCATTGGCTCACAGAAGCCGGCAAGATCCCCGTGGACGTGTCCGCCCAGCGCCTGGCCGGCGTCTTGAAAGACCCCAACGGCCTGGATTTCACGGTTGGATTCGTCGACGGCGTCATCCGCCCCGAGGATCTGTCGGTCGCCGGCCGTAAACTCGCAGAGTTGGCACCCAAGGTGCCGAAGTTCCTCCCGTGGTACATGCGCAGCGCTGTCCGCGTGGGTGGCGTTATGGCTCCGATCGTCCCGCAGGTAGTTATCCCGATCGCCCGCCGCGTGCTCCGCGAAATGGTGGGCCACCTGATCGTGGACGCCACTGACGCCAAGCTCGGCCCGGCCATCGCCAAGATCCGCCAGGACGGCGTTCACTTGAACGTGAACCTCCTCGGCGAAGCCGTTCTGGGGGAGCACGAAGCGCAGCGTCGCCTGGAAGGCACCCTGAAACTCCTGGCCCGCGATGACGTGGACTACGTTTCCATCAAGGAGTCCTCCACCGTGGCACCGCACTCCCCGTGGGCCTTCGACGAAGCCGTCGATCACGTCGTGGAGAAGCTCACCCCGCTGTACCGCCTTGCCGCGTCCTTCCCCAAGCCCAAGTTCATCAACCTGGACATGGAGGAATACAAGGACCTCAGCATGACCATCGCGGTGTTCAAGCGCATCCTTGACATGCCGGAGTTCAAGAACCTGGAAGCTGGCATCGTCCTCCAGGCATACCTCCCCGACGCACTCGGCGCTATGCAGGAACTGCAGGAGTGGGCCACGGCTCGTCGTGCACAGGGCGGCGCTCCCATCAAGGTACGCGTGGTCAAGGGCGCCAACCTTCCCATGGAGCAGGTTGAAGCTTCCCTTCACGACTGGCCGCTGGCCACCTGGGGGACCAAGCAGGACTCGGACACCAGCTACAAGAACGTCATCAACTACGCCCTCACTCCGGAACGCATTGACGCGGTCCGCATCGGCGTGGCCGGCCACAACCTGTTCGACGTCGCCTTTGCCTGGTTGCTGGCCAAGGAGCGCGGCGTAACGAAGGGCATTGAATTCGAGATGCTGCTGGGCATGGCAACCGGTCAGGCCACCGCAGTCCGCAAGGATGTCGGCAGCCTCCTGCTTTACACGCCCGTGGTCCACCCGGGCGAGTTCGACGTCGCCATCGCCTACCTGATCCGCCGCCTTGAAGAAGGCGCCAGCCAGGAAAACTTCATGAGCGCAGTTTTTGAACTGAGCGACAATGAAGCCCTGTTCAAGCGCGAACAGCAGCGCTTCCTGGACTCCCTGGCCCGCATGACGGACGAAGTTCCTGGCCCCAGCCGCCAGCAGGACCGCCGTCTCCCCGCCGAGCCCGCACCGCTCGAGGGCTTCAGCAACACCCCGGACACCGACCCGGCACTCCCTGCCAACCGCTCCTGGGGCCGTGACATCCTCAAGCGCATTCCGGGTTCCACTGCGGGCAACAAGATCGTCGAGTCCACCAAGGTCTCCGACGCCGCCGAGCTGGATCGCATCATCGCTACCGCCGTGGATCACGGCAAGGCCTGGGGCGCCCGTCCGGCCGCCGAACGCGCAGCGATCCTGCACCGCGCCGGCGAGGTCCTTGAGGCCCGTCGTGCGGAGCTTCTTGAGGTCATGGCGTCCGAAACGGGCAAGACCATCGACCAAGGCGACCCCGAAGTCAGCGAAGCAATCGACTTCGCGCACTACTACGCCGAGCGCGCCAAGGACCTGGAAACGGTCGACGGCGCCACGTTCGTCCCAGCCAACCTCACCGTGGTGACCCCGCCGTGGAACTTCCCGGTGGCGATCCCCGCAGGTTCGACGCTCGCAGCGCTCGCCTCGGGCTCCGCCGTCGTGATCAAGCCTGCAAAGCAGGCCCGCCGCTCCGGTTCCGTCATGGTGGATGCCCTCTGGGAAGCCGGCGTGCCTCGCGAAGTGCTGGCACTCGTGCAGCTCGAAGAGCGCGAGCTTGGCACCCAGTTGGTCTCGCACCCCAGCGTTGACCGCGTGATCCTCACTGGTGGCTACGAAACCGCTGAGCTGTTCCGTTCCTTCCGTCAGGACCTGCCGCTGCTCGCGGAGACCTCGGGTAAGAACGCCATCATCGTCACCCCGAGCGCTGACCTGGACCTCGCTGCCAAGGACGTCGTGTACTCGGCGTTCGGCCACGCAGGCCAGAAGTGCTCGGCTGCCTCACTGGTGATCCTGGTGGGTTCGGTCGCCAAGAGTGCCCGCTTCCACAACCAGCTGATCGACGCCGCCCGCTCCCTGACCGTGGGCTACCCGGAGGACGCCACCACGCAGATGGGGCCGATCATCGAACCGGCCAACGGCAAGCTCCTCAACGCCCTCACCACCCTGGGCGACGGCGAAAGCTGGGCGATTAAGCCCGAGCGCCTCGACGAAACCGGCCGTTTGTGGTCCCCGGGCATCCGCTCCGGCGTCAAGCGTGGCTCCTACTTCCACCTCACCGAGTTCTTCGGCCCGGTCTTGGGTGTCATGACCGCCGAGACCCTCGAGGAAGCCATCGCCATCCAGAACGAGATCGAGTACGGCCTCACCGCCGGCCTGCACTCCCTGGACTCTGCTGAAATGGGCGTCTGGCTGGACACCATCCAGGCCGGAAACCTGTACGTCAACCGCGGCATCACCGGTGCGATCGTGCAGCGCCAGCCGTTCGGTGGATGGAAGAAGTCGGCAGTCGGTGCCGGAACCAAGGCCGGTGGACCGAACTACCTGATCGGCCTGGGCAGCTGGCTCCCCGCCGAAGCCAACGCCAAGCGCGGCACGGTGCTCCAGGGTGCAGCCGCTCAGCTCCTCGCTGCTGCAAAGTCCGCCGACGTTACCGCTGAAGAACTCCAGACCCTGCAGCAGTCGCTCTTCAGCGACGCCGCAGCCTGGGAATCCGAGTTCGGCACCCGCAAGGACGTCTCCGCCCTCTCCGCAGAGCGCAACGTCTTCCGGTACCGCTCCCTCCCTGTCACCATCCGCCTCTCCGAAGGCAAGCGAATTGCTGAGCTGCTCCGTGTAGTAGCAGCCGGCGCAGTGGCGGGTTCGAAGCTGACGGTAAGCTCCGCCGTCGTACTTCCTGACGCCGTGGTGACGGTCTTCGCGAACCTGGGCGTCAGCGTCCGGATCGAGGACGACGCCGCGTGGCTGGGCCGTGCGGCCAACTTCGACGCCGGCCGGATCCGCCTGATCGGTGGCGACTTCGCTGCGCTGAGCGCAGCCATGGGTGGCCGTCCGGACGTCGCGGTGTACCACGGTGCTGTAACCCAGGCCGGTCGGATCGAGATGCTGCCGTTCCTCCGCGAGCAGGCCGTGTCCATCACCGCCCACCGCTTCGGCACCCCGAACCACCTGTCGGATCACCTGATCTAG
- a CDS encoding DUF427 domain-containing protein produces MVSHRSVSGVFRRPRPIKPAPGQESVWDYPRPPRVEPRSERIVVRLGGQVIVDTTDSVRVLETSHPPVYYVPLDAFPDGALVPVGGTTFCEFKGEASYFTITAGGTVVERAGWTYPSPARGFEALGSRVALYPEHMDSCEVDGERVTFQEGNFYGGWITQQIVGPFKGGPGTAGW; encoded by the coding sequence ATGGTCTCCCATCGCAGTGTTTCCGGTGTCTTTCGGCGTCCCCGTCCCATCAAGCCGGCCCCCGGCCAGGAATCGGTATGGGATTACCCGCGGCCGCCCAGAGTGGAGCCTCGATCCGAGCGGATTGTGGTGCGGCTTGGCGGTCAGGTGATTGTTGATACCACTGACTCCGTCAGGGTCCTGGAGACCAGCCATCCTCCTGTCTACTACGTGCCGTTGGACGCCTTCCCGGACGGTGCGCTGGTCCCTGTTGGGGGAACCACTTTCTGCGAGTTCAAGGGCGAGGCCAGTTACTTCACCATCACCGCCGGCGGGACGGTGGTTGAGCGGGCGGGGTGGACCTACCCAAGCCCCGCACGGGGCTTCGAAGCGCTGGGCAGCAGAGTGGCGCTTTACCCGGAGCACATGGACTCGTGCGAGGTGGATGGCGAGCGCGTGACGTTCCAGGAAGGCAACTTCTATGGAGGGTGGATCACACAGCAGATCGTCGGCCCGTTCAAGGGTGGTCCGGGCACTGCCGGGTGGTAG